The stretch of DNA ACAAACACGTTATAATGTTCCTAATTTTTATACCAAGGTCAATTTATTAACGCATTTACTAAATGATACCGAAACTTTTAATAAAGTTTTAATATTTGTAGCCTACAAGCGTATGGCCGATCGCTTGTTTGAAAAAATGGATGCCATATTCCATGACGAATTATGTGTGATTCATTCTAATAAAACCCAAAATTACAGGCTACGAAGTATTGAGCAATTTCGACATGGTGACAACCGCATTTTAATTGCCACCGATGTGATGGCACGTGGATTAGATATTGACAACGTATCGCATGTTATAAATTTTGATACGCCTCTATACCCCGAAAATTATATGCATCGTATAGGTAGAACTGGACGTGCTGAACGTGAAGGCAAATCGATAGTTTTTTCTACCGAAAAGGAACAAGAGTCTATTGAAAGTATTGAGGTTTTAATGGGTATGAAGGTTCCTTTATTAGAGATTCCTTCTGTTGTTGAAGTTTCTACAGAATTAATTGAAGAAGAGCGTCCGCAAATAAAAGAACGCAACAATCCTACAAAACGAAAAGATGAAGATGCTCCAGGGCCTGCATTTCATGAAAAATCTGAAAAAAACTCTAAAGAAAATTTAGGCGGTTCTTATAAATTTAAAATTGCTGCTAAGTATAAAAAACCTAAAACAAGAGGTGATAAGAATTATAATAAACGGAATAAGAGAAAATAGTACGCAGTATTCAGTGGAAGTTTGCAGTATTTCCTTTACTCCTCTGCGTTCTTGCGCGATTAAAAATATCGTTTTTGAGCCGTATTAGCACAAAACAAAAATATATCAGTAAGCAGTATTAAGTAATCAGTATTCAGTCTCAGTTTGCAGTTGTTATCGTTTTCAAAATTTAGCTTTTAGGTTTGTTTTTGAGTATTGAACTTTAAAGTGGGTTACTGCTTATGTAGAAATGATAGAAAATCTAAAATATTTATTCGTCACTCAATAAGTCATTATTATCTTCTGAAATTATTTTCGTTTTATTATTTAAGTTATCTACACTCATTGTATATGGTGCTAATTTTTTATCGTAATCTTTTAGAATAAATTCAAGTAATATGTCATTATCTTGAATTTTGAAAATAAATCTTGGAAGATTTTTAATGTTTTTACTTTCCATGTATGGGTGGACAAATATACTACTAGTCACCTGACAAACCTGGATATCTGGTGTAAAATCGGTAGACGTATTAGTCTCCTTAGTTTGTCCAGATATATGTTCATATTGGTCGTAACTACCCTTTATATTAAATAAAATAAGGTTTGATTCAAAAAATATTTCTGTATTAAAAAATAGAAACATATCATAGACAAATCTATTGCCAAAAAAGTAAAGAGATGTCCCTAATAAAATAAAGAATAGGCTCCACATGATTTTTGGTGCAAATTCTACCAATAAATCTGCGTTAAGAGAAACTCTCTCAAAATGTATATCAGGAAAAGTAAGAACTCCAAAGAAGATTACAAATAACCCTAAAGAAAATAGAATAACGCCTAATGTATAGACAGTTGACAATTTTTTTTCAATAAGATCATTATATGTCGTGGAAACAATTTTAGGATTAGTTTCATAAAGCTTATTATACTCAAAAGTCCCTTTATGCTTTTGGTCGCCTGAGACATATCCACCAGATTTATTTGTTGAACCATTAAAATACCATCCTGTTTTCTCACTTATTACATCTTCAAATTGTGATAGTAAAAATTCCGGTTGCCTACCAATTTTTCGATTATTTAAACCTATAGATGATTTTGTTACATTTACCTCCTTACGATTAGAAAAAGTAGTATAAATTAATTTAAACGATACAATGGATGTGTATATAATTATTGACACCAGAGCAAGCATAGTAGCTAATAACCAATAATTAATATCACTTCCATATGGTTTATATAGAAATACAGTAATAGTATAAAAAACAATAAAGTATAAAATTCTTTTTCCCATTCTATAATTATTGTTTTTATTTTCTATAAAATCAATTTTTGAAGGATACCATAATGTTAATAGTCCAACTAAAATAAAAAGATTTATCCAAACCATTCCAAACGGTATTACTTCGAGGTAGTTAAAAAATCCGTACACAATCAGAATTAAAATAAAATATCCAATTATTATTATTGGTCTTAACTGGTTTTCTATGAAATTTGAAATGGGATAAGGCGCATAATCAAAAATATCTGACATTCCCTTTTTCGAAAAAAGTTTAAATATTAAAAATTTCAAGTCTCCAATTTTATTTATTTCTTTTGGACTAGAACTAAAACTTATAGAGCGAAATATTTTGTCATATTCTTCAGAAACATTACTTCTTTGCCCTAGTAAATTATTAATTTTAATATCGCGAGTTTTATCAAAAATATCTTTAAGGCTAAAGTCATACTCATTTTTATAGCCTCTGATTAATAGTTTGACTCCTGCAATTAAAAAAGCCAGACCAGAAGATATTTTTATAGCAAATTGAGTATAATTACCTTGCTTATAATCACTTTTCACTAAAAATAAAAAGACTAAACCGAGTACTAATAATATTCCCCCTTTTAAAAACGATGCATATGCTAATTTTCTAAAAGGGTATATTTCTTTTGTGCGGTTTTTACTTAGATCATCCCTCATATTTTGATTAGTTAATTAATAGTGTCGCTTTTTACATTACACACA from Flavivirga spongiicola encodes:
- a CDS encoding DEAD/DEAH box helicase — its product is MSFQDLNLNTPLYNALDDLGFTIPTPIQEQAFNVVSSGKDMVGIAQTGTGKTFAYMLPIIKNLKYSTQENPRVLVLVPTRELVVQVVDEIEKLSKYINNRVLGVYGGTNINTQKQAVAEGIDILVATPGRLYDLALSRVLQLKSIQKLVIDEVDVMLDLGFRHQLVNIFDILPERRQNIMFSATMTKDVDALISDFFKSPERVSIAVSGTPLENISQTRYNVPNFYTKVNLLTHLLNDTETFNKVLIFVAYKRMADRLFEKMDAIFHDELCVIHSNKTQNYRLRSIEQFRHGDNRILIATDVMARGLDIDNVSHVINFDTPLYPENYMHRIGRTGRAEREGKSIVFSTEKEQESIESIEVLMGMKVPLLEIPSVVEVSTELIEEERPQIKERNNPTKRKDEDAPGPAFHEKSEKNSKENLGGSYKFKIAAKYKKPKTRGDKNYNKRNKRK